The proteins below come from a single Thunnus thynnus chromosome 10, fThuThy2.1, whole genome shotgun sequence genomic window:
- the tnxba gene encoding tenascin-R, which translates to MLFTLGLILLLAPFPSFQTTTNERRNSTGSDMTKPNAVFIPSKPKTSVALAKQTIRPSLKPNTVNQTVLPTPAANQKPPANPAATTKSKPSPAVIQTTPSAPVKITAVSGTVTNKDKHTASVNQTVVAKSPSVSAVKTTKDKPAPTGALNVQSASTKSASASSAKTTKDKIQSLVNQTVSMKSPSTSDGKTAKDKSTPTIVQNIQSTATKSVPASGAKTIKNKLTASINQTVAVKSPSISDVKNTKDKPAPAVVQTALSTPVKAATASGSAADKDKVTASANQTTEIKAPTSTKEKPAPAQPIKVVITEDCESSKTKEQELKLKPGAPLVMTHKISLLPGGCTGSCEAEMAALKGRVARLEREMSSLKEKCPCSASCPNDCSGNGECEKGKCVCRKGFLGPDCSKCAQGAECNKKAAKGKVNKDSNVIKENMQEKSTKVELTLFEKKDQKKGIQAKETEGKPKVATIAKAGLVKTQAKLDTSVKKITLKVSPSATKTIRPTIGQVLLKHEGRKQEEARKGKTTVLASKKVLQKTELKLVKEGTETKSFPKSDQLKDEPQTNITQSNVKKSNGTARIVTVLSKVLATNKTRTGKESIEQSTLAEKNVTQSSGQKHIKKVKVDAVNVQSVDNKNTEAGKIGKGKVTQKSQYVVNSTATATSDEARALQNKTTTHVSGVTTRRLGGSGLGSVKVVNISSYSFTVTWSAPPGMFKNFTVIRREPRAEGDDDEHEEFEEEALEEEKVSTAKNTTEFQVHSESTNITAFSGKAVGSRGRAETKRISMVVPGSVRSIEFSNLRANTRYVLHIYGTAAERRSKIHRVIAATGPEPATEMVFSNVTESSITVSWSKPKTTFTGFRVTCTHIITGESRSMSIDSKQLHVVLSNLSAGISYMITVTSTHGRAQSDALSSTITTVPAPPTHLQAINVTDTRAVLQWTPSLGKVDRFIISYESSKTPNVTVTVMLSGNSVEHQLRGLQRGTLYTVKVLSQKDSLQSTAISTTFTTANVVKASEVGARSALIVWKTSTVVYHSYRVIYQVVGEETKELTLEPTITEYKLTGLLPMSRYIVLVQGERDGHYTPLVTSEFITGKVRFPFPTECSQELLNGALQSGEVDIYPQGREGQAVRVYCDMETDGGGWTVFQRRINGKTDFYRTWSEYNAGFGNLSEEFWLGNELLHNLTSIGPVSLRVDMRSGNDTAYAHYANFSIDSEEKYYTLTVSGYTGTAGDSMRYHNGRPFSARDKDPHSLGIHCAKAYMGGWWYKNCYKTNLNGLYGSNSNNQGIVWIDWKGKDSSIPFTEMKFRPSRFSPATHG; encoded by the exons GTGACCAACAAAGACAAGCACACAGCCTCAGTTAATCAGACTGTTGTAGCTAAATCTCCTTCAGTAAGCGCTGTGAAGACTACAAAAGACAAGCCTGCCCCCACTGGAGCTCTAAATGTTCAGTCAGCATCCACAAAGTCCGCTTCAGCCAGCAGTGCTAAAACTACCAAAGACAAAATCCAATCCTTGGTCAATCAAACTGTTTCAATGAAATCTCCTTCAACGAGTGATGGGAAGACTGCCAAAGACAAGTCTACCCCCACCATCGTTCAAAATATTCAGTCAACAGCCACGAAGTCTGTTCCTGCCAGTGGAGCTAAAACCATCAAAAACAAGCTCACAGCCTCCATCAATCAGACTGTTGCAGTTAAATCTCCCTCCATCAGTGATGTGAAGAACACCAAAGACAAGCCTGCCCCCGCAGTAGTTCAAACTGCCCTATCAACACCAGTGAAGGCTGCTACAGCTAGTGGTTCTGCAGCTGACAAAGATAAGGTCACAGCCTCTGCCAATCAGACCACTGAAATCAAGGCTCCCACCAGCACCAAGGAAAAACCTGCCCCCGCACAACCAATCAAGGTGGTCATTACTGAAGACTGCGAGTCCAGCAAAACCAAGGAGCAGGAACTGAAGCTGAAGCCTGGCGCTCCTCTGGTGATGACGCACAAGATCAGTTTGTTGCCTGGTGGTTGCACCGGGAGCTGTGAGGCTGAGATGGCTGCGCTGAAAGGACGCGTGGCCCgactggagagagagatgtcATCTCTGAAAGAGAAAT GTCCATGTTCTGCAAGTTGTCCAAATGATTGTAGTGGCAATGGGGAATGTGAGAAGGGGAAATGTGTCTGCCGAAAGGGATTTCTGGGTCCAGACTGCAGTAAGTGCGCCCAAGGAGCAGAGTGTAATAAAA AAGCTGCCAAAGGGAAGGTGAACAAAGACAGCAATGTCATCAAGGAAAACATGCAGGAAAAAAGCACCAAAGTAGAGCTCACACTCTTTGAGAAGAAGGACCAGAAGAAGGGGATTCAAGCCAAAGAGACTGAAGGCAAACCCAAAGTAGCCACTATTGCTAAAGCAGGTCTTGttaaaacacaagcaaaactAGATACTTCTGTTAAGAAAATAACTCTAAAAGTTTCTCCAAGTGCCACGAAGACCATTCGCCCCACCATCGGTCAAGTTCTGTTGAAACATGAAGGAAGAAAGCAAGAGGAGGCCCGCAAAGGCAAAACTACGGTCCTGGCCTCTAAAAAGGTTCTCCAAAAAACTGAACTCAAGCTTGTTAAGGAGGGAACTGAGACCAAATCATTTCCTAAATCTGACCAACTGAAAGACGAACCTCAAACTAATATAACCCAGAGTAATGTAAAGAAATCTAATGGCACGGCTAGAATTGTGACCGTTCTCTCCAAGGTTTTggcaacaaacaaaaccagaacAGGGAAGGAAAGCATTGAGCAGTCCACACTGGCTGAAAAGAATGTTACTCAATCCTCtggacaaaaacacatcaagaaGGTCAAAGTAGATGCTGTAAATGTACAGTCTgttgataataaaaacacagaagctgGCAAAATTGGAAAAGGAAAAGTTACACAGAAAAGTCAGTACGTAGTGAATTCAACCGCTACAGCAACTTCAGATGAGGCTCGAGCTCTGCAGAACAAAACGACTACCCATGTCTCTGGGGTGACCACCAGAAGGCTAGGAGGATCTGGATTAGGTTCTGTGAAAGTTGTGAACATTTCCTCCTACAGCTTCACTGTCACGTGGTCAGCACCACCAGGGATGTTCAAGAACTTCACTGTGATCAGGAGAGAGCCTCGAGCAGAGGGCGATGATGACGAACATGAGGAGTTTGAAGAGGAAGCTCTTGAAGAAGAAAAGGTCTCCAcagctaaaaacacaacagagttCCAGGTACACAGCGAGAGCACGAACATAACTGCCTTCTCTGGTAAAGCTGTTGGATCAAGAGGTAGAGCTGAGACCAAGAGGATCTCTATGGTGGTCCCTGGCAGCGTACGTTCCATTGAGTTCAGTAACCTTCGGGCAAACACACGTTACGTCCTACACATATATGGTACAGCTGCTGAGAGGAGATCAAAGATTCACAGAGTTATTGCAGCAACAG GTCCTGAGCCAGCCACAGAGATGGTTTTCAGCAATGTAACAGAGTCATCTATCACTGTGTCCTGGTCCAAACCAAAGACCACATTCACTGGCTTCAGGGTCACATGCACCCACATTATCACAG GGGAGAGCCGGTCCATGAGCATTGACTCGAAGCAGTTGCATGTGGTTCTGTCCAACTTGTCTGCTGGAATCTCCTACATGATCACTGTAACCTCTACACATGGTAGAGCACAGAGTGACGCCCTCTCCTCCACCATCACCACAG TACCTGCACCTCCAACACATCTTCAAGCCATCAATGTGACAGATACCAGAGCTGTGCTGCAATGGACACCCAGTCTAGGGAAAGTAGACCGCTTCATCATCAGCTATGAGTCCTCCAAGA CTCCTaatgtgacagtgacagtgatgctGTCTGGAAACTCAGTGGAGCACCAGCTGAGAGGCCTGCAGAGAGGCACCCTGTACACAGTCAAAGTCCTGAGCCAGAAGGACAGTCTCCAGAGTACAGCCATCTCAACTACATTTACTACTGCGAATG TGGTTAAAGCCAGTGAGGTGGGTGCTCGCTCTGCACTGATAGTGTGGAAAACCTCCACTGTTGTTTATCACAGTTACAGAGTGATCTACCAGGTGGTAGGAGAAGAGACAAAA GAGTTGACCCTGGAACCCACCATCACAGAGTATAAGCTGACAGGGCTGTTGCCCATGTCACGCTATATTGTTCTGGTACAAGGCGAGAGAGACGGACACTACACACCTCTTGTCACCTCAGAATTCATCACAG GGAAAGTGCGTTTCCCTTTCCCCACTGAGTGCTCTCAGGAGCTGCTGAATGGAGCTCTGCAGTCAGGAGAGGTGGATATCTACCCCCAAGGGAGAGAGGGACAAGCAGTCAGAGTCTACTGTGACATGGAGACTGATGGAGGCGGCTGGACg gTGTTCCAAAGGAGGATTAATGGTAAGACTGATTTCTACAGAACCTGGAGTGAATACAATGCTGGTTTTGGGAACCTCAGCGAGGAGTTCTGGCTTG GAAATGAGCTGCTGCACAACCTGACCAGTATTGGCCCTGTGAGTCTGAGAGTGGATATGCGATCTGGAAATGACACTGCTTATGCTCACTATGCCAACTTCTCCATTGATTCAGAGGAGAAGTATTATACCCTCACAGTGTCCGGCTACACAGGAACAGCAG GTGACTCTATGAGGTACCATAATGGTCGCCCGTTCTCAGCTCGGGACAAGGACCCTCATTCTTTGGGGATCCACTGCGCCAAGGCCTACATGGGAGGCTGGTGGTACAAGAACTGCTACAAGACCAACCTCAATGGTCTTTATGGCTCAAACAGTAATAATCAG GGAATAGTCTGGATAGACTGGAAAGGTAAAGACTCCTCCATTCCATTCACTGAGATGAAGTTCAGACCATCCAGGTTCTCTCCTGCAACTCATGGCTAA